One genomic segment of Bombus affinis isolate iyBomAffi1 unplaced genomic scaffold, iyBomAffi1.2 ctg00000202.1, whole genome shotgun sequence includes these proteins:
- the LOC126927707 gene encoding omega-amidase NIT2-like, protein MYYYLKYFPKYAESIPDGETSVALSMAARENSIYVVGGTIPEIEGDKLYNTCTIWGPDGTLIGKHRKVHLFDIDIPNKITFRESDSLSPGNSLTMFDVKGWKIGIGICYDIIFEEMARIYRNKGCQMLIYPAAFNMTTGPLHWSLLQRSRTNDNQLYVACISPARVPSASYVAWGHTQSTNPWGKILYDLETQENMVVTDIDLKVVEEVRAQIPFLKDTFSQRRTDLYDTVYKKE, encoded by the exons aatactttccaaaatacgccgagagtattcctgatggtgaaacgagcgttgctttatcgatgGCAGCTAgagaaaacagcatttatgtagttggtggtacgatacctgaaatagagggcgataaattgtacaatacctgtactatttggggtcccgatggaactttgataggaaaacaccggaag gtacatctattcgacatcgacattcccaacaagattacttttcgagagagtgattcactcagtcctggtaattccctaacaatgtttgatgtgaagggctggaaaataggtattggcatttgctatgatatcatattcgaggaaatggcacgcatttatcggaacaaag gttgccaaatgctgatatatccggcggcattcaatatgaccactggaccactgcactggtcattacttcagcgttccagaacgaatgacaatcaattatacgtcgcctgtatatcaccggctcgtgttccttcagcaagttatgtcgcatggggacatacacagtcgacaaatccctgggggaaaatcctttacgatttggaaactcaggaaaatatggtggtcaccgatatcg atttgaaagttgttgaggaagtaagggctcagataccttttctcaaagatacattttctcaaagacgtacggatttgtacgacactgtctataaaaaggagtaa